The bacterium sequence AATGGATTAGGATAAACTTCAAGTTTTGGGATTTGAGGTTTGAGATTTGAGCTTTCTTCAGTACCTTCTTTCCAATATTTGAGTATTGTTCCACCCTCTCCTACTGCCCAGCCATTGTTTGCATCTACAAAGTGGACTCCCCAGAGGTCAGCAGTTACTCCACTTGTATCATAACTCCAGGTTGCTCCGCCATCATGTGTGCAAATGATTTTCCCTTTGTCACCTACACACCAGCCATTTTGTAAATCTCCAAAATGTATATCCCATAACATACCGGCTGCCTCACCAGTCGGATTCCACTGAATATCCCAGCTCTGCCCCCCATTAGTAGTGTATATAATACGCTCTTCAGAATTAGCACCTCCAAAACTTGCAAGCCAGCCACATGCCCAGCCAGTTGAGTTATTCACTGGAAAGTGGACTCCTGTCATAAATGGCCAAGTATAAGGGATAGTGGATGGCCAGTGATAGCTCAGCTCCCAACTTAACCCACCATTAGTTGTCCGTATTATGTAACCTCTTGTAGCAGGCGAGTCCTCTGTGCCACCACAAGCCCAGCCATGCTGTAAATCTGAGAAGTAAATGCCAAACATACCACCATTGTAGCCAAACCAGGTCTGCCAGCCCCAGCTATTTCCACCATCAGATGTATGAAGTATAACCTGGTTATTATAATATGGACCACCAGGAGTTATCCAAGCATTTAGTGGGTCAACACACCAAACTCGTTGTGGACACCTGTTTAACCCAGCATATTGTTCAACCCAAGTTTTACCACCATCAGTAGTATGTAAGATTAACTCAACAAGGTTACCGCCACCAGGCCGTTCAGTGCAGCCAGTTATTACATAGCCACCATCTGTAGCTTGAACTACTGAGAAACCCCAATCACTGCTATTACCAGCACCCTGAAATAGCTTATCCCATAACTTATTACCTTCTGCATCTGTCTTTAGTAAATATATATCCGCACCTGTACTGTAATGTAGAGAAAGAGTACCAACTACAATGTAACCACCATCTTCAGTTTCCCTAACCTCGTAGCCACGAGCACGGTGAGAGGTCTCAAATGTCTTATCCCATAACTTATTACCTTCTGTATCTATCTTTAATAACCATAGACCCCAATTATTACAATCTACCCCATATGAACCAGTAACTACATAATTACCGTCTTGCGTCTGAATTACTGAGTTACCACTGTTCCAATAAGTATAAGCACCAGAATAGGTCTCGGTCCATATTGTGTCACCATTAGAATCAGTCCTGATTAGCCATAAATAGGAATTATTATAAACACCAGTTATGATATAGCCACCATCAACGGTATTTACAACAGAGTGCCCCTCATCCCAACCGGTGCCACCGTATGTCTTGTCCCATACCTCATTACCTTCTGCATCTGTCTTTATTAACCATGCATCATGACTACCGGATGAGGTAGTAATCCCAGTTATGATATAGCCACCATCTCCAGTCTGTGCCACAGACATGCCAGCGTCATACCCAGTTCCGCCAAATGTCTTATCCCACAACTTATTACCTGATGCATCCATTTTTACCAACCACACATCCCAATCGCCAGCACCGTATGACTCAGTGCATCCAGCTATGATATAGCCACCATCTGTAGTAAGTACCATTGAGTATCCCTCATCTGAATCAGTTCCACCATAAGTTTTGGTCCAAAGTGTATCACCATTACCATCCGTCTTTAGTAGCCATACATCACTATTACCTGCACCAAATGACCAAGTATAGCCAGCTATAATATAGCCACCACTGGTCTGTTCTACTGAGTATCCATAATCATAACTTCTTCCACCATAGAGTTTATCCCAAAGCTTGTTGCCAGCACCGTCTGTCTTTATCAGCCATAACTCACGCCTTCTATCCACTATTCTTCCAGACCCCACTGCCCAGCCATTGTTTGTGTCTGAAAAGCAGACACCAGAAAGCTCAGCATCTACAGTGTCAGGTAATGGAAACGGTTGCTCAACCCAAGACTTGCCACCATTTTTTGAGTGCAGAATAACACCACGCTCCACTGTAGGCCGAGTCCGGCCTCCTACTGCCCAGCCGTATTTGTCATTTACAAAGTAAACATCAAAGAGGACAGAGCTTACACCTGAATTTTCTTGAGTCCAGCCACCAAAACACAGACCAGAAAACCAGATTATCGCACAAATTATAGTATATAATTTATTCATTTTACTCCCTCTGTGATTGCGAGCGATAGCGAAGCAATCCAGAGATTGCTTCATCGTTCTACTCCTTGCAATGACATTTTTTTTCTCATTTCACTAATACCATCTTTTTAGTAACTATTTTATCACCAACCTCAAACTGTAAGAAATACATACCACAAGATACTCCATTAGCATCCCAATCTACAGAATAATAGCCAACCTTTGTCTCCTCATTAACAAGTGTTGCTACCAACTCAGCTACTATATTGTAGACTTTGAACGATACCATTACAAGGACTACCTCTTTTATCTTTTAAACTATCAGTCAAACTCCATGTCCCACTTGAAGGATTATAAAACTCACAAGTCTTCCTTGGAGCCCAGATACTTGTATCGGCACCACCAATCACTAATACCTTTCCATCATTAAGACGAACAGCACAATGCTCTGTCCTTACATAATTCATATTTCCAGTATAGTCCAAGGTGCCAGTTGTAGTATCATATAGCTCACAAGTTTCACATCCACTGGACGGACCAGACCCACCACCAGCTACCAGAACCTTGCCATTTTGAAGCAATATTGCGATGTGCTTGCTTCG is a genomic window containing:
- a CDS encoding YCF48-related protein, translated to MNKLYTIICAIIWFSGLCFGGWTQENSGVSSVLFDVYFVNDKYGWAVGGRTRPTVERGVILHSKNGGKSWVEQPFPLPDTVDAELSGVCFSDTNNGWAVGSGRIVDRRRELWLIKTDGAGNKLWDKLYGGRSYDYGYSVEQTSGGYIIAGYTWSFGAGNSDVWLLKTDGNGDTLWTKTYGGTDSDEGYSMVLTTDGGYIIAGCTESYGAGDWDVWLVKMDASGNKLWDKTFGGTGYDAGMSVAQTGDGGYIITGITTSSGSHDAWLIKTDAEGNEVWDKTYGGTGWDEGHSVVNTVDGGYIITGVYNNSYLWLIRTDSNGDTIWTETYSGAYTYWNSGNSVIQTQDGNYVVTGSYGVDCNNWGLWLLKIDTEGNKLWDKTFETSHRARGYEVRETEDGGYIVVGTLSLHYSTGADIYLLKTDAEGNKLWDKLFQGAGNSSDWGFSVVQATDGGYVITGCTERPGGGNLVELILHTTDGGKTWVEQYAGLNRCPQRVWCVDPLNAWITPGGPYYNNQVILHTSDGGNSWGWQTWFGYNGGMFGIYFSDLQHGWACGGTEDSPATRGYIIRTTNGGLSWELSYHWPSTIPYTWPFMTGVHFPVNNSTGWACGWLASFGGANSEERIIYTTNGGQSWDIQWNPTGEAAGMLWDIHFGDLQNGWCVGDKGKIICTHDGGATWSYDTSGVTADLWGVHFVDANNGWAVGEGGTILKYWKEGTEESSNLKPQIPKLEVYPNP
- a CDS encoding kelch repeat-containing protein, whose protein sequence is MNRLASILLLFCFIVGDEILAESWESTGSLNRGRSKHIAILLQNGKVLVAGGGSGPSSGCETCELYDTTTGTLDYTGNMNYVRTEHCAVRLNDGKVLVIGGADTSIWAPRKTCEFYNPSSGTWSLTDSLKDKRGSPCNGIVQSLQYSS